AAACTTCTCCAGAGCTGTATTTTCActcttaaggccgatttatacttctgcgtttttacggagacagggaacgccctctccgtcaaggaacgccctctccgtgccctctccgagcccctcggagagctctacgtgcacctcctgattttcctgactatccatctgtccgtccgtcattttacggataacccttggctgtgattggtccgtattaagaaccgcttgcgtcaggggcggggttgccgtgataaacaggactaacagaatcctttgaccgccattgctgtatgtttttacaattcatatttcagctaaacagtacatgtaaatcagcatttgaattaaaatgtgacgataaatgggcagtgtagttgctgaaaatgtgcgtattttattgatgaaacggctaatttgtacatttgctccgacttctcgaaaacctaggtaaataaacactcgacgtcgacttacaaaaaaccgtcgCGCCACCTaactactcttctggcggtgaattgttttcagcacccacggccttcggagtactataaattcaaccaatccgtccgactccgtccgtctgtccgtaacggagtctgagaagtataattcggcctttacatGCTTACATGCTCTAcagcctgctaacgaccattgAAATGAATagtcgttagcaggcttctgcataactagataacgacccattcatttgaatcaggtgtgttggagcagggaaacatctaaaacatgcaggacaggggtgccctgaggaccagggttgagccaCACTGCTTTAGCTATATGTGTTGGTGAAGTTACTGTAACACCCCTGTGAAATCCAGCATTACTTAgcacagtggttcccaaccctggtcctcaggggtgccctgaggaccagatgTCTGTGGCGGCCATATTGAATTAAAACAAAATGGCCACCGTAAAACATTAATTTATAATATCTCGGCTTCTGAAAAAGCTGGAATGTTGATTTTAACTGCTAAACCAATATTTTCAGGGTCAAGGAATCCAATGGTGCTAGTTACAAAGCTACAAGACTTTACCACATTAACCCATAGATGCATAAGTGGGTAAAAAATGACCCGGTGTAGTTATCAGTTATCACAAGCAGTTGGTCAGATAACTCGGAGTTCCTTTTATTGAAGAGTTTAAAATTAGCTAATGTAAAACATGGATGTTTTATGTATGATTAAGCAACCTTTTTAAAAAGACAGTTTCTATACATCATCATCGCTTTCATACATCACGGCTTGGGAATCGTCATCGTTCTGGCACTAGCTGCTGCAGGGTAAGTCCTTAGCTCTGCAGGAGCACCTCCCAGAAGAGCAGTCAGATTTACATTTGCATTGAACCAACTCAAGGATGGCCTTTGGGGCTGGGAGGACCTCTGTGGTCACTGGTTTAAGCATGCCATCCGAGTGTTTGAAATATCCGTTTTGCAGAGGATCCAGTTGTGGATCCTGCAGAGCAATGGCTGCCTGTGCCCATACTGTTGTTTGAACATGGACTCTCAAGATGTGCTGCTTCAGAGCCCCAAGTGTTGGAGGGAGCTTGTCACTTTCTGCCGTGTTTGCAGAAGATATGCCATCGCAGTTGAGGGattgccttgatgttgatccCCTTGGGTGTGTAAGCTGCACATGTAAAGGATTCCAGGGCTGACAGCATTCCTTCTGTCACATCTGCTTCATCCAAAAGCATCTGCAGAGCTTTGACAATATCTTCATCTGCTTTGAGGTAGACCTGCAGCCAGGTTGCCTTGCCTATGCGGGAGAACCTTCCTGTGTTGTCAGCCCCAGTGAATGCATGGAAATGGAATAGAAATGGACGTGTTCTTCAACATGAGATCATAGTTTGCTGTGACTACCACTAAAACATCTGTATCTGTTGAGAAAAACACCAACTGTGCATCATGTGGGTTTCGCTGTGAAGCCAGCACAGTCTGGTGAATCAGCAGTGTGTCTGCTTCTTCATGGTTTTTTTCTTCAAAGACAAGGTCTTTGTTGCTCCTAGTGAGCCCAGAAGCAGATGTGATGATCAGCTTGGAGGATCCCTTGTTGTACTCCAGAGTTTTAGCAGCAAGATATTCAGTCAAATCACTCTTAGTCTTGTCATGGGAGAGGAACCTGCTCATTGGGATGTGTTTGATGTTTGTGTCATCTCTGACTTGATACTGAATAGAAGCTTTTCCTTGTCTTCGTTTAGCTCTAGTTGCACTCTTCAGAGAATCTGCCCTATATGTGTCAAACACAAGGATGATTTCATCATAATCTTGTGTTAGTTGCATCAGTCTGTCATTGAAGCAGCCACTCAGATCCTTGACTGTCAATACAGTCGCTGTTTTTTTGCTCAGCTTCTGCACAAGCACCATACCGTCCACCAGTGTTATCTTCCAACTTGGCTGATCAGAAGATGTGAGGTCTGTGAGTCCTGTATCCATTGTATCTTGGTGAGTAGAACTTCCAACTTgaggcggctgctggtcttcatGGGGCATGTCTTCTTTTGTCAGCTTCTCAAGTAGATGGAGTAACTTGGATTTGTCATGGCATGGCAGAATTGTTCCATCAGGAGCGAACAGTGCCCTTGGTGTCAGGGTGAATTCATAGTTTCCTATGGCCTCTTTCTGGTTGATGTCTCGGTGTGACCTGGCAAGTAGCATCAGCCTTGCAAAAAGGTCCTTGGTCTCCTTCAGATCCACAGTATTGTCTCTGAGTTTCACTATAATCTTCTTGTTCCCAGACAGGAACATCTTGTTGTTCTCTTTCTTCACAGGGGCCCAGAGGCTGACATCTCCATTGATACGCTCTGACACATAGTCTTCATATAACATCTGGCCAGTGACATCAGCATTCAAGATCTGTTGTACATACTCATCTGGGATGTAGGCTTGCGTGATCACATTGTGCAGGTTGTCAGCTTTAGTGGTAAAGGGGTTTCCATGGCTGAGTATGGCTGCCTTGATCTTGTCGATTGTATCATGTGCCCTCTTGACTGCACTTGGCCCAAGCTCATGATGCTCTGTGATTCTGTCAGCTTCCATGTCAAACTGACTCTTGAACTCTTTCAACAGACGAGAAAGTTCTGGTGTGACCATGAAAAATCTCTTCCTGACATTGGCATTGAGATGCCAATGATCCCAGAGCTAATCTTCATTAGCTTGTTCAGGTGTTGACTTGGTGACTGACATATTGCCTGCTCGTAGTTCCTCCCATGTCTGAGGGTGATTGGTCCTAAAGTCATGCATGTCTGCGATGTATCTTGGCCAGAGTCGCTTGTACTTGATGCGGTCCATGGCAAAGAACAGCTTGCTAAGTGCTTCTTCAGCTTGTAGATGGAGTTCCAGGTCAGCATTCCGAGATGCCGCTATAAAGGACAGGATTATTTCCACACGATGTAGGTAATTCATCATGACCTTGAACATTGCATTCTGGGTGTAGAGGCCAAAGTACAATTCATAGTAATGTGAATAAGACTTAATGTTAAAATGGTAagtaatttcatttggaagttcATGTAATGGTTAACCTGTTAAATGATTCATCAAATGTTAAAAGCATACTAGAATTCACGTTTTTATAGGATTTTGTACATATTGGTAAAATAATGTACTGCCTCTTTAAGAACCAGCCAACTCCGGCTAGTTACGTTGATTTTCATTTTGTGTGATTCAGATCTTGAGAGCTGTGGAAGCAAACGGATTTCTTACCTGTTAACTGCTAACTTCTAGCTATTTCTATTAAGAATTTCTTTTAATGTCATTAGCAACTATAATAAGTGTATTAGTAGGCTCACATTCTCTCTTGTAAATCGGAAACCAAGGAATAAAAACCGGAGATTTTCAACTTTTATTTCAACAACGTTGCAGAGGCGGATTTATTGGACTGTGTTGCTGGGTTTTCAAATGGGATTAGCTGCTTGGAATAATGTTAGTTAGATAGTTACAGGGTAAGCCATTGCATATTTTAAGATTTCAAACCTCTACATTAGTAAGAAAACCTGCTTGACATTGGACAACGAGCCTTTGTGGAAAATGGAACATAGGGACTGATCATGTGCTGTGCTCGTGGCTGGTGAGCGATGAGTGGATTGCTAACGGTCTCAACAAGCTCGTTGTTGCTGCTGCGTGACTGTTGCAAGTGGAACCTGTAAAAAAAACTGACTGACAATCAAAGCAATCATGACGGAGACTGGAACAGAAGCCACGGTAAGTCTAACTGAGGAAAAGCGAGTGGTTAAACCAACACTTAAAGCACTGGAACACGATCTGCAAACAAAAATAAGCTCCAGAAGAGCCATACTAGGACAACTTACTGAGAAAAAGAACGACTTGTATGCTTTAATGGATGATGATGCAAATGTGGAAATCATAGCAAAGGGATAGTTGGCCAAGTATGGACCAACaggttcaattgtaacttgtttaactgcatgctcttatggttcttccctttggcacttatttggttttccacaatgtatgcttcatgttttggctgcttgcaatgtttggggctatctcgttgttatgatcagtgacctatgctcttttgtaaagctctctcttggaagtcgctttggataaaagcatctgctaaatgcataaatgtaagtaTGAAACACTGATAAAGGAATTCAGTAAAATAAATGCTGACGTTAAAGACAAACTCCGCCAGATTGAATGCGTAGAGAATTTGAACGCAGATCAAAGGGATTGGTTTGAGCCAAGAAATAATGAGCACAAAGAATTTGTGCAAGAAGTGGATGCATGGATACAGAATGCAATACTACGCAGAGAAGAAGCTAACAAGGTTAGTGAGCAGATATATCCTGAAGATAGTGTGTCAGTCACATCCAGGAACTCTAGAAAATCTAAGTCTGTTTCTGCTACTTCTGCAACATCCTCAGCTCCTGCTGAGCGCTTAAAGGTTGAATTGGAGAGAGCTGCTCTGTTAGCCAAATCAGCCACATTGAAAAAAAGACAGACTTAAGAGGAGCACGAGCTACAGTTCAAGGTTGAAAAAGAGCAGTTGGAGCTGCAAGCAGGGCTCGCTGCAACTGATGCACGATTAGCCGTATTAAGAaaatattaacccttgtgctaccttcgggtcattgtgacccaccgtcgtgttgcGATACCTATACAtaccccttgtgctaccttcgggtcattgtgacccaccgtcgtgtagCGATACCTTTACCTactaacaataaaaataaatattatttttgcaTTAACCCTGCCACGCCGTGTCGGTGCGACTCTTCCTAATACAAAAACGTAGATACGTAGGGGAGGGGTATATCACATAATATCAACAGTTAAAACTAGGAGGAACACTCGCGCTGCCctcaggtcattgtgacccaccgcagtgtctgcgttgtcaaagtgtgtatatcacgttatatcactagttaacactaggtggagctgtctccgggtcattgtgacccagcgcagtgtctgcgttgtcaattgTGAACCCGCCGCCTGCCCCAGAAGTTTATATATCAGgttatatcactagttaacactaggtggAGATGTCcgcgggtcgttgtgacccaccgcagtgtctgcgttgtcaattaCGGCGGTCGAATTAGGTAGGCGTCATTGTGCTCTCTCAACTTGACGAGGTTTGATCCACGCCTCCAACCTCTCCCCTGAGTCTAATGACGCCTTTACGATTCGACAATCAGCGACGCCTCTCGGCGGTAGAATGAGTGTGACgtctggcgtcagagaaaccgctatcggacccgtctgccaagcggccgtgcggcccCTCGGAAtcggattggccacattgacctagataaaattgataaggtcggaacgaagggagacagatgaaatcgacgcctctctccgacctcgtctcgtccactttatttattttatattattttttatctatttatttatttatatttatttttttgtccaacCGCGCGCGCACGCGCCTCCTTTTACGATTCAacgattggcgatccctctcggcgggagaattgtcTGTGCGTCAGAGAACACCGCGGTCGGACCCTTCTGACAAGTTGCCGTGCAGGTCGGACGGCCTCGGCAAGCAGACAGGCCACGTGACgtctggcgtcagagaaaccgcggccggacctctctcaccactttgtttttattttattttttggtccaaccagagaaacagagaaaaccgcggccggacctctctcaccactttatttatttatttctttttggtccaaccagagaaacagagaaaaccgcggccggacctctctcaccactttgttttattttttattttttttgtgtccaaccagagaaacagagaaaaccgcggccggacctctctcaccactttatttatttctttctttttggtccaaccagagaaacagagaaaaccgcggccggacctctctcaccactttatttatttctttctttttggtccaaccagagaaacagagaaaaccgcggccggacctctctcaccactttgttttttgtttttttgtgtccaaccagagaaacagagaaaaccgtggccggacctctctcaccactttgtttttattttttatttttttgtgtccaaccagagaaacagagaaaaccgcggccggacctctctcaccactttatttctttctttctttttggtcCAACCAGAGAACCAGACAAAACCGCCGTCGGACCCTTCTGCCAGATTGCAGGTTGGACGGCCTCGGCAAGCAGACGGGCCACGTGACGTCTGGCTTCAGAGaacaccgtggtcggacccgtctgccaagcggctgcggcccctctgaatcggattggccacattgacctggataaaattgataaggtcggaacgaagggagacagatgaaatcgacgcctctctccgacctcgtctcgtccactttatttatttatttgtatattattttttatatatatatatttttttttttttgtccaaccaggcgcgcgcgccgccttttacgattcgacgattggcgatccctctcggcgggagaattgtccttgcgtcagacaaatggtaaccgtggtcggacccgtgtGCCAAGCGGCCGCgcggctgcggcccctcggaatcggattggccacattgatcTACATtaatttgataaggtcggaacggcgggagacaaatggtgaccgtggtcggacccgtgtGCCAAGCGAACGGCCGAGAGGGGTCGGCGCAGGTCAACATTTCAAAGACGGcctttacgattcgacgattcTTGATCGCTCTTTGGCGGTCGAATTAGGGAGGCGTCCTTAGAATAATTTGTCCATGCAATGTCGTAAGCTGTAGACAAGTGCTACTAACACACATTCCGTGGGGGTCAGGACAGCTTCTGTCTAGGGTAACGCAGCTATGGCTCAGGATTTCAGTGCGCTGCAAGTTCTACAGCAGATTTTTGCCAATATCGAGCAAAGTGAGtctgaagaggaggcagaggatgtgTCAGAAGATGACGGCAAAGAGTGTGCAGAGAATGTGGCAGAAGAGgacgaagaagaagaagaagacgggcAAGAGTACGCCGAGcatgtgtcagaagaggaagacGAAGACGGGCAAGAGTACGAGGCAGTCAACCACGACGACGACGCTGCCGCCGCCGCCGACCAAGCCCCTCAAATCGACAGAGATACTTTCTTGTCGAAAAACGGCCAAATTGAATGGTGTTCGATTGCGTATCGGAGGAATCCGAGGCTGCTGTCGCAAAGTGACAGTACGGAGAGGACCCCCAGAGGACCCACAGCTTACACCGTTTCCCACGCTCACGACATCGTCTCCGCATTTTTACTCTTTGTCACGCCACAAATCGAAAGAGTAATCTTGGACGTCACAAATCGGGAAGGTTATCTGAAACgcggagaggagtggaaagccATGGACGCCACTGACCTACGTGCCTACATAGGGCTGCTAATCCTGGCAGGGGTGTACAAGTCCCGAGGCGAAGCGGCCGCCAGTCTATGGGACGCGCAAAGCGGCAGAGCGATTTTCCGCGCTACCATGCAGCTGAAACTCTTCTACACCTATTCGACGTCGATACGATTTGACGACCGTGGGACACGAGCGGCGAGACGCGCGACGGACAAGTTGGCGGCGATAAGAGAGGTCTGGGATATGTGGGTAGAGAGATTACCACGCCTCTACGACCCAGGGCCCGAAGTGACCGTGGATGAACAACTGCTCGCGTTCAGAGGACGGTGTCCTTTCAAGCAGTACATGCCAAGCAAACCGGCGAAATACGGCATCAAGTCGTGGGTCGCGTGCGATGCAAAATCAAGCTACGCTTGGAAGATGCAAGTCTACACCGGGAAGCAGATGGACGGAGTCCCGGAGAGGAACCAGGGGATGCGCGTCGTGCTCGACGTGACAGAGGGCCTGAAGGATCGCAATGTAACGTGTGACAATTTCTTCACCTCTTACGAACTCGGACGAGAGCTCATGGCGACGAGAAACATGACCGTGGTTGGCACCGTGCGAAAGAACAGGGCCGAGCTCCCGTCCGAGCTGCTGACGACGAAGACGCGACGGGTGCTGTCGTCGCAGTTCGCCTTCACTCCAACCACCACTCTGGTTTCCTACCTCGCAAAGAAAAATAAGAACGTTTTACTCATGAGCACACGCCACACAGACGCTGAAATCAGTGACAGAAACGACGGCAAACCGACCATCGTCCTGGATTACAATTTGAACAAAGGAGGAGTCGACAATCTGGATAAGGTCATCACGGCCTACAGCTGTAAAAGGAAGACGGCCCGCTGGCCCCTCGTCATCTTCAGCAACATCGTTGACGTCTCCTCCTACAACGCCTTTGTGATATGGAGAGAGGTCAACCCCAACTGGATGCCGCGTAAGCGCAACAAGAGGAGGTTTTTCCTCGAGCAGCTCGGAAGGGCCCTCGTGACTCCGCTGATCGAAAGAAGACGATGTCTGCCCCGCACGGGAGCTGCTGCCGCGGTTGTGAAAGATCTACGGATGGAGCAGCAGGACCGACGTCGCCGGTGCCTGCCagtaagaggaagagatgtcaaGTCTGCCCGGTGAAGAAGGACCGTAAAACGTTCACCGTTTGTCGCGGGTGTAAGAGGCCTGTCTGCAAATCATGTTCTCATGTATACTGCCCCACATGCCAAGGAGAGGTTCCCGTTGACCCTGGACGACCTGCGGGAGTGTGTGCAGAAGACTGAACAACTCAGTCGAGTGCAGAAGAGGGCTTCGCTCAAGCCACAGCGCTGCTAACGCTACTACCAACACATGCATCACGATGTATATGTCGTGGTgaagcaaactgacgttgtgacaactttttcataataaaaaataaataaagtcaaaCCTTTTATTTCTAGCCTTGTCTGCCTAGCCTATTAGTACACTCTCGCGCTGTATCCTAGTCTGCGCTGTGACTCACCATACCTAGTCTGTTACGCCACCCTCGTGCTGACAACCTTTCGTAATACAAAAATAGTCAAGTGAAACATTATCCGtctaaataaaaatgaaatcgtATTTGCCCTGACCGTGAAGCGAACCCCGGCCACGGAGCTGAAAGCCCCACAGTcttgccactagaccaccagggagatacTTGTTTATTGCCTTTCATTcccacgctgtgggtcacaacgacccccgaaacagcgcgaaggtggcgtaatatacaacgctgtgggtcacaatgacccggagacagcgcgaaggataAGTTCAGGTTGCATAGACAATGAGGAGAGCGTAAGGGTTATTGCgctgtctctgcctttttgtTAGACACGGCAACGTCTGTGGTGTCTATTACGAGACCCCGCACTGTCTCCGGTtccttgtgacccacagcggtcTTCTGAAAATTttacataatacaaaaataaataaagtcaaaCTTTTCATTcccacgctgtgggtcacaacgacccccgagacagcgcgaaggtggcgtaatatacaacgctgcgggtcacaacgaccccccgagacagcgcgaaggtgaCGTAATATACAACgttgtgggtcacaatgacccggagacagcgcgaaggataAGTTCAGGCTGCATAGACAATGAGGAGAGCTTGAGGGTTAAAGTTCAGATGTGTCACGTAGAACCAAAGGCAGTAGAGTGGAAATATTGATGTCCGAGCCAAGGAAACGTGATGTCAGCCACAGTAAGAGAAGTGTAGCTAGCGGTGGAACTTGGCATAGCCACACTAGTGGAAGAGGCATAGATGTGATACGAGCTCCTGTCACTTCAGATAATCACACAGATAACCTGGTTACCGTCATGCAACGGTAAAACGACATCACTGAAAGCCTAATAAAGCAGCAAAGGCTATCTACATTGCCATCAACGAACATTACAGTTTTTAAGGGAGATCCATTAGAATATCGTCTCTTCATGAGAGCCTTTGAGCACCACATAGAAAGCAAGACTGAAAACAGAAAAGATCGGCTTTACTATCTAGAACAGCACACAAATGGGCAGGCTAATGACTTAGTGCGCAATTGTTTTCATATGGATCCAGATCAGGGTTACCCTGAAGTCAAGAGACTGCTAAAGGAACGCTTTGGTGATAAATATAAGATATCTTGACAAGGCTTTAAACTGGCCTGCCATTAAAGCAGATGACACCAAAGCACTTGAAGCATACGCCCTCTTTATGACAAACTGCAATAATGCAATGTCAGATCTGGAGTACTTAGAAAAGATGGAAAATGCTGCTAACATGTGCACCATCATCTCAAAGCTCCCATACAGTCTTAGAGAGAGATTTAGGAGTGTCGCCATAGACATTCAGAAAAAACAAGATCGGCGGACAAAGTTCAAAGGCGTAGTGTCATTTATCAACGCACTGGCTGAAATGGCAGCACACCCTGTATTTGGTGAAATCTCAGGACAAACAAATCACCAGACTGAAAGGTCGAGTGGAAAGAAAAACATCACAACACTAGCCACTGAAGTAAAAGAACAGAAAGCTGAGAAAGATGCCGCTGGTGCCGGAAACAAGAAAGTTCAGGAGAAGGGAACAAACAAGGACAAAGCCTTCATGAAACCTTGTATCTTCTGTCAGGGAGATCATATCATGGAATAGTGCAACAAActcaaaactagagagggtacaatttctggggaaattgtagggtgtgcttgcttgcgtcggttgcacaggggtctgtatattttatataaaaatgcatagggcctacttattatttataaagatcacatagatttaaaagcatctgcttTTGCTACTCATTTataactcaaaatacgagtgaagtgtagaatgaaatatgatgtcttctcatttcccctgcaagaggcagcctcatcgttgaatcaaaacgaatacatttggcagaccggtgtaaaaattgacctaatctctatgacttaaacgtccttttatgtttttcctttctcgtgatattttcaggcatttagcctactcattgcattcattcattaataaagaaccccctttgaagattattctacgacgttaccggcagtagaagatggaatcgcgattcaaacagtaccatctgctaactgaaaatatggcccccaaaacgtaaataagcttgacatttatttagtggaaaatcgctcattcataaaaagctcactggtagcgatcattgtcagtaacaacgcaaaatgcgatatagccctgtgtagagaagccccggtaaattgtactactacggtacagtactagactactgctgtgttcgtcttggtagcgattgcgttggttgaatttgaattaacgttccgttgtacggtttaggctgaaattaattattttcatgaacagattgacaaagtttaggctgtggcaatgaagttcaggttagtagttagacttttgatttaagtaaggggagtgccgaacatgttctgtcgccgtttgacttcctaaacagctgtgtatatgtttttatagtgtctcgcgtaggctacaacgttgcagtgagctacactagtttgaaaccacaggtaatgataatttcacccacaaatcgtttacttgtaatctaatgtcataataaatcctacaacgaaaatgtatttgtgaggaatgtttaatttaacgattgaaaacagatgcatcatagaccactgtagtatgtgttgcccgggcaacagaggctaatgtcgtgatgctaatacttcagtgaaatagtagactactgtttccaaaagtagatgtacttccttaataatatcagcttatattgtacattacacatcacaattgtgtgtcatatcacaaagtaaaatgagtaaatagttatcaccctggcctcttttcttgtggcgtttctgcagctgccttgcagtaaagctatagttagcctagctatcccccaagttaacagatgcgaaacgaatgttctgccaaaggtagtcacgcgtgttttcgtgacgttagtaacgtcagtgactgtggctagcaaattagccaccgttagcttcacttttcgccacaaaaccttaacttcagcctaaaccatgcaacggaacgtaaattccaatagaagcaactcaatcgctaccaagacgaaacgtttgacacctacgttgtctatgtaggccaaatattgactgagttttaggggggcaaaaagaataataataataataataatatatatgtgagagaacaaaggttgtgcccttgccgaaggcaaagcacacccaaaaaggCTGCACAAAAAAAAGCTTGAATTCCTTAAGAGCAAAGGACTTTGTTTCAGTTGTCTTA
The Osmerus mordax isolate fOsmMor3 chromosome 9, fOsmMor3.pri, whole genome shotgun sequence genome window above contains:
- the LOC136948998 gene encoding LOW QUALITY PROTEIN: piggyBac transposable element-derived protein 4-like (The sequence of the model RefSeq protein was modified relative to this genomic sequence to represent the inferred CDS: inserted 1 base in 1 codon); its protein translation is MAQDFSALQVLQQIFANIEQSESEEEAEDVSEDDGKECAENVAEEDEEEEEDGQEYAEHVSEEEDEDGQEYEAVNHDDDAAAAADQAPQIDRDTFLSKNGQIEWCSIAYRRNPRLLSQSDSTERTPRGPTAYTVSHAHDIVSAFLLFVTPQIERVILDVTNREGYLKRGEEWKAMDATDLRAYIGLLILAGVYKSRGEAAASLWDAQSGRAIFRATMQLKLFYTYSTSIRFDDRGTRAARRATDKLAAIREVWDMWVERLPRLYDPGPEVTVDEQLLAFRGRCPFKQYMPSKPAKYGIKSWVACDAKSSYAWKMQVYTGKQMDGVPERNQGMRVVLDVTEGLKDRNVTCDNFFTSYELGRELMATRNMTVVGTVRKNRAELPSELLTTKTRRVLSSQFAFTPTTTLVSYLAKKNKNVLLMSTRHTDAEISDRNDGKPTIVLDYNLNKGGVDNLDKVITAYSCKRKTARWPLVIFSNIVDVSSYNAFVIWREVNPNWMPRKRNKRRFFLEQLGRALVTPLIERRRCLPRTGAAAAVVKDLRMXAAGPTSPVPASKRKRCQVCPVKKDRKTFTVCRGCKRPVCKSCSHVYCPTCQGEVPVDPGRPAGVCAED